In one Methanothermobacter sp. genomic region, the following are encoded:
- a CDS encoding HypC/HybG/HupF family hydrogenase formation chaperone has translation MCIAAPAQIIEIDSEDNVATVDFGGVRQQVKLDLVDDVEEGKYVLVHSGYAIEVMSDEAARESLEAWDELLKALEEEDNLEI, from the coding sequence ATGTGTATTGCAGCACCTGCTCAGATTATTGAAATTGACAGTGAGGATAATGTTGCCACCGTCGACTTTGGTGGTGTGAGGCAACAGGTGAAACTTGATCTTGTGGATGACGTTGAGGAGGGCAAGTATGTGCTTGTTCACTCAGGCTACGCCATTGAGGTCATGTCTGACGAGGCGGCCAGGGAGTCCCTGGAGGCCTGGGATGAACTTCTGAAGGCCCTTGAAGAGGAGGATAACCTGGAAATTTGA
- a CDS encoding NAD(P)/FAD-dependent oxidoreductase: MKCVVIGGGPAGRAAAMELAALENDVTILERKFIGGTCLNEGCMVVCGLNDVARFLDEACRLRDLGVVDLEYSADYSRIAAGVRETLSRIRHVTERETLDAGVEIIYADAEVSEGRVIAGDDEFPYDRLIIATGARPSIPPIEGAEKAITYRDVLDLERIPEKLVIIGGGVIAAEFAGIFSSLGSDVTVVSRSEFLGKLDPLIRDYVMRKLLKDVRILENTSTTSIDEDGTETSAGRIEGLTLLATGQRPNSEFLDGFVELRENGAVKVNERMETSRKHVYAAGDVTGGHGTTPVARMEGVVAGLNAAGVERRIDYRYLPYAISLGYDVGFIETGDSEGREAVIPGLAGPGSFWSVSEGKTGLNKVRIQDDGTATAVYSVAPGARLIMPYLSLLMRMGVSMYEFEEFVETHPSTDGVYKLMRFLSRY, translated from the coding sequence ATGAAGTGTGTTGTGATAGGGGGAGGTCCCGCAGGAAGGGCCGCGGCCATGGAACTTGCAGCCCTTGAAAACGACGTTACAATCCTTGAAAGGAAATTCATCGGGGGAACATGCCTGAATGAGGGATGTATGGTTGTGTGTGGTCTGAACGACGTTGCAAGATTCCTGGATGAAGCCTGCAGGCTCAGGGATCTCGGTGTCGTTGACCTTGAATACTCTGCAGACTACAGTAGAATAGCAGCTGGTGTTAGGGAAACACTCAGCAGGATAAGGCATGTTACAGAAAGGGAGACACTTGATGCTGGTGTTGAGATAATATACGCCGACGCAGAGGTCTCAGAAGGTAGGGTAATCGCAGGGGATGATGAATTCCCCTATGACAGGCTCATAATAGCAACAGGGGCCAGGCCCAGCATCCCACCCATTGAAGGCGCTGAAAAAGCCATAACCTACAGGGATGTGCTGGATCTTGAGAGGATCCCGGAAAAACTCGTGATAATAGGTGGGGGTGTAATTGCAGCTGAATTTGCAGGCATATTCTCCTCCCTTGGATCAGATGTGACCGTGGTATCAAGAAGCGAGTTCCTTGGCAAACTTGACCCCCTCATCAGGGATTACGTTATGAGGAAACTTCTGAAAGACGTCAGAATCCTTGAGAATACATCCACCACCTCAATAGATGAGGATGGTACCGAAACATCAGCCGGCCGCATTGAGGGCCTCACCCTCCTTGCAACAGGTCAGAGGCCAAACTCAGAGTTCCTTGATGGGTTCGTTGAGCTCAGAGAAAACGGTGCAGTTAAGGTTAATGAACGTATGGAGACCTCAAGAAAACACGTATACGCGGCAGGCGACGTTACAGGTGGCCACGGAACAACACCCGTTGCAAGGATGGAGGGTGTGGTGGCAGGGCTCAATGCAGCGGGTGTTGAGAGGCGAATTGACTACCGCTACCTTCCCTACGCAATATCACTGGGGTACGATGTTGGCTTCATCGAAACCGGGGATTCTGAGGGTAGGGAGGCTGTTATACCGGGTCTTGCAGGTCCAGGTTCATTTTGGAGTGTTTCTGAGGGGAAAACAGGGTTAAATAAGGTTAGAATCCAGGATGATGGCACTGCAACTGCAGTGTACTCTGTTGCACCGGGTGCCAGGTTGATAATGCCCTATCTTTCACTGCTCATGCGAATGGGTGTTTCAATGTATGAATTTGAGGAATTCGTGGAGACACACCCCTCAACGGATGGTGTATACAAGCTCATGAGGTTCCTCTCAAGGTACTGA
- a CDS encoding amino acid-binding protein has translation MWNQIKHRFERYPSRMDVARKIIELGLRIDPDGKVYCDDVEINDVALARAIGVDRRTVRATAETILEDEKLRGIFQNLRPAGALLRDAAAELDFGVVEIEAEARNPGILAAAAELISNSGISIRQAHAGDPELDENPKLTIITEKPIPGSLLREFLKIDGVKRVSIY, from the coding sequence ATGTGGAATCAGATAAAGCACAGATTCGAAAGATACCCGTCGAGAATGGATGTTGCAAGGAAGATCATAGAGCTGGGACTCAGAATAGACCCTGATGGAAAGGTCTACTGTGATGACGTTGAAATAAATGACGTTGCCCTTGCAAGGGCCATAGGTGTTGACAGGAGAACAGTAAGGGCAACAGCAGAAACCATCCTGGAGGATGAAAAACTCAGGGGGATATTCCAGAACCTCAGACCCGCAGGGGCACTCCTGAGGGACGCTGCAGCCGAACTTGACTTTGGTGTTGTGGAGATAGAGGCAGAAGCCCGTAACCCCGGGATACTTGCCGCTGCTGCAGAGCTGATATCCAATAGCGGTATAAGCATAAGGCAAGCCCATGCAGGGGACCCTGAACTGGATGAAAATCCGAAACTAACCATAATAACAGAAAAACCTATCCCCGGCAGTCTACTCAGGGAATTCCTGAAAATAGATGGTGTTAAAAGGGTGTCGATATACTGA